TGATGAACAGGGAATAGCTGGAGTCCATTGTATGTCAGTGTTTTGTGATGAGTTTTGCACCAAATGCTGAAGGACAACCAACAGCAGAACAGCTACAGTGTTTAGATAGGCTCTGTTATCAACTCACAAATGTCATGTTTCAGCCAATTCACATTGTGCGATTGGATGAAAGAACTCTAAATATATTTGTTTTAGCAGGAAAAAATGAAGAGATAGAGATGGTAATTTTACTAAATAGTAGAATAGAACCATAACAAAAGCAAACTATACTACAATGACTGACCAAGAGCTAAAGCGTTACCTTGTCAATCATAAGGATGATAGGGAAGCTTCTTATGCTTATCATGGATAGACGTAAATCTCGTAAGCGGGATGTTGCTATTGAATTGAATGATCCCGAATGGGAACAGAAGATAAAAGCGGCGATTCAGAAACAGTTAGACTCTGCTTGATAATTTACAATTTTTTCATCGAGGTGGACTAATGTTGATAGTCCCCTCGATTTATTAGGTTTACCTAATACTTCCTTTCCTTTGGCTCAAACATATTAATCACTACTGGGCGATATTGAATGTCAATACCTGCGGGTGAATAGTAAGCCATTGTGTGTTGAAGGAAATTTTCGTCATCGCGCTGGGGGTAATCTTCACGGAAGTGTGCGCCACGACTTTCTCGACGGTTAAGGGCTGAGGCTAAAATGGTTTGTCCAACTACGATTAAACTCCGCAATTCTAAAGCTTCTACTAGTTCGGTATTCCAACAAGTGCCTTTGTCATCTAAATATACTTGACTATATTTATTTTGTAGTTCTGAGATTTTATCCCAGCCTTGACTCATTAATTCTTGTGTGCGAAAAACGCCGCAATATTCGGTCATTGCATCTTGGAATGCTTCGCGGACTTCGTTAATGCGGTACTGTCCTGGCTGTTCTAGTAAGGCTTGAATTTCTTGTTGGGCTTGTGTAATGTAACGTGGCTCATCTATGGTTGGTAACTTGCGTTGCTGCACATATTGAGCGATCGCCGCCCCTGTGCGCTTACCATAAACTACACATTCCAATAGCGAATTACTACCTAGACGATTTGCACCATGAACAGATACACAAGATGTTTCCCCAGACGCAAAAAAGCCTTCAACTAAGCCATCACCACTACTACGGACTCGTCCATCTGTGTTCACAGGGATACCACCCATACAATAGTGAATTGTCGGACGAACTGGCATCGGTTGAGTCACTGCATCTACACCGACTAGGCGGTGGGCTTCTTCCCAACAGAAGGGAACGCGGCTCATAATTTTTTCTTTGCCCATGTGGCGTAAATCTAGGTAGACAAAGGGGCCGCCTGCACTTCCATCAAGGTGGACACCACGCCCAGCGCGAATTTCATAAGCGATCGCTCTTGAGGTAATATCACGAGGGGCTAGTTCCATGCGACTGGGTGCGTAGGTAGCCATGAAGCGATCGCCTTCACTGTTAATTAAATATGCTCCTTCCCCACGGACAGCTTCGGAAATCAACACACCAACCGGATATAAACCTGTAGGGTGGAATTGGACAAACTCCATGTCTTCTAGAGGTAAACCTGCGATCGCAGTCATCGCCAAGCCATCACCAGTGGAGGCGTAATCATTGGAAGTGGTATTATAAACGCGACCATAACCGCCAGTGGCAAACATTACCGCTTTTGCCCTAACTATCTCAATATGCCCATCTAACAAGCTGTACATGACCACGCCCTTAGCCTCATTTTCTTCCAAAATCAGGCGCATCACGTACCACTCTTGATAAATATGCACACCGTAACGCCGCAAATTATTTACCAATTCATGCAGAATTGCGTGACCAGTCTTATCAGCAGCGTAACAAGTACGGTTATGGGAGTGTCCACCAAAAGCCCGTTGAGCAATGCGACCATCGCTTAGACGAGAGAACAAAACCCCCATATGTTCCAGGTCAATTACCACATCTGGAGCTTCTTGAGCGAGTATCGCTACTGCATCTTGATCTGCTAAATAATCAGAACCTTTGACAGTATCAAAAGCGTGGGCTTCCCAAGAGTCTTCGGAATCGACATTTTTTAATGATGCTGCCATGCCACCTTGGGCGGCAACCGAGTGAGAACGGATAGGATGGGTTTTAGCGACTACTGCAACATTTAAACTAGGGTCAGTACGAGCAATTTCCACAGCCGCTCGACACCCAGCCAATCCACCCCCAACAATAATTACATCATGCTCTAGCATATTAACTACCGACTACAGAACGCTGCTGTTCTATTGTAAAGAGGTGATTCACTGAGATGTTTGGTATCTTTACAAAAAAAATCCCCATCAGTAGACAGGGAAAGGAAAATACAAAACTTGTTAATACTATTGTCAACTTGTTGCTTGTACAGGTTGTTGTTGAGAAACGTTACCTGGAATGGGTTCGGTTTTTGTACCTGGTTCTACAGCCATAACTTCAATATGATTTAACAATGTAGTTACAAATGCAAACAACAAGAAAGGTAGGGAAAGTAATACAACAAGACCTACAGTTACTAACGCATATACTGGTCTTCTAGCACCCATCAGAGCTAAAGCCGATGCCAAACTCAGAACAATCGTAATTAACCAAACAATTATTTGACCGTAGATATCACCAAAAGTTAAAGTGCAGACAAAACGATAGTTTTGATTACTAACTTTGCTCATTTATATTTGCCTCAAGTCTCTCCTATAGGTTCTACGTTAAAACCAGGATTGGCATAGAGACAATTTCTCAATATTTTTGCAAGGTTTGTAATATCACTTCATAAATAGCGACTAAGGAGTAAGGCACAAGAAGAAAATAACTGTGCCTATGGACTGTTGACTATTGACCGTACTAATTTTAGATTTTAAATTTTGGATTTTGGATTATTTTTGGTTCAAGCCCTGCCCCTGGTGGGCAGAACAAATCGCGCTGCTTCGTCAATCCAAAATCTCCAAGCTGCATCCCCTTGTGGGTGCAGTCAATCCAAGATCGTCAATCCAAAATCTAAAATTGTTTGACTATTGACTATTGACCAACGATTAATTACAAATTATTACAAGATTTATCATATATTGAGTTTGCACCCGTCTTTTAGGGTGTGTATTTTTGTTTGCAGCGAGTTCAATTCGCCCCCTCAACCAAACCCATGAGTCAAATAGTCTGGATCGCAAGACATGCTAACCGCCTCGACTTTGTTAACCCCGACTGGTTCCTTACCGCAGAACGACGTTATGATCCACCCTTATCTGATGATGGGATGATGCAAGCTAAACAGTTAGCGCAACGTTTGCAAACAGAGAAAATCCATCATATTTTCGCTTCTCCTTTTCTGCGAACTGTACAAACTGCTGATGCAGTGGCAGAAGTTTTGAATTTACCGATTAATCTAGAGACAGGGTTGAGTGAATGGCTTAATCCAGCTTGGATGACGGAAGAACCAGAACGGCTGTCAATTTCAGCGTTAGCAGAATTATTTCCTAGAATCGATCTCGGTTATACAGCACGCATTGCAGCAAATTACCCCGAAACTCATGAAGAAGTCAGGGCGCGTTCTGGACAAACTGCTAGGTGTTTGGCGACGGAGTTCTTCCCCGAAAATATTTTACTGGTAGCGCATGGTGCATCTGTGCTGGGTGCTGCTATGGGGTTAGTAGGAGAAATTGCCAAAACTGAAGTTAAAGCTTCTTTATGTTCTTTAGTCAAGGTTGTGCGTTACGACCCAGATTGGTTATTAGAACTAAAGGGGGATACTTCCCACCTAGCAGAAGTAGAGGAAGTGATTCGATTTGCTTAGTATGTTAACAGTTGACAAAAGGCTTTTCCCCTTACCCTTTCCTTGGGCTGTTGACTGTGGACTATGGACTATGGACTAATAACTACTGACCAATTTACTAGTAAGTTTTATGACTTTATTATTAGCAGGAGATATTGGCGGGACGAAAACTATTTTGCGTGTGGTGGAGATATCAGACTCATCGGAGTTAAAAACTATTTTTGAGGAAACTTACCATAGTGGAGATTTTCCCGATTTAGTCCCGATGGTGCAGCAGTTTTTGGTCAAGGCTAATACACCTACACCCCAGAAAGCTTGTTTTGCGATCGCTGGCCCAGTGGTGAATAATACTGCCAAGTTGACTAATTTGGCGTGGTTTTTGGATACTGAACGATTAGCCCAAGAATTAAGTATTCCCTTAATTTCCCTAATTAATGATTTTGCGGCTGTTGGTTATGGGATTTTTGGTTTGGGTAAGCAAGATTTACGCACTTTACAAGTTGGTAAACCAAAACCAGAAGCACCTATCGGCATAATTGGTGCTGGTACTGGATTAGGACAAGGATTTTTAATCAAACAGGAAAACCACTATCAAGTTTTCCCCTCTGAAGGTGGACACGCTGATTTTGCCCCTCGCAACGAGTTAGAGTTTCAGCTAATGAAATATTTGCTGGATAAACATGATATCCAGCGTGTGTCTGTGGAACGGGTGGTTTCGGGACAGGGAATTGTAGCGATTTACCAATTTTTACGCGATCGCAAACTCGCCACCGAATCTCCAGAAATCGCTCAAGTTGTCCGCACTTGGGAACAACAAGCCGGACAAGCAGAAAAAAGCGTTGATCCTGGTGCAGCTATTGGTAAAGCCGCAGTGCAGAAAAGCGATCGCCTTTCCGAACAAACCCTGCAATTATTTATAGATGCTTATGGTGCAGAAGCCGGTAACTTAGCCCTCAAACTCTTACCATACGGTGGTTTATACATTGCAGGTGGCATTGCCCCTAAAAACTTATCATTGATTGAAAACAGCAATTTCTTACTCAATTTCAGCCAGAAAGGCAGAATGCGTCCACTTTTGGAAGAAATACCTATACATATTATTCTCAATCCACAAGTAGGATTAATAGGTGCTGCTTTGTGTGCTGCTAGGTTATAACTAGCACATCGCCAGTAATAGCAGCATCTGCGAATGCCAAAACTATGACACTAAAAGTTGTGTTATCATTAATCGCCGCTACCTTAGTTTGTAGCGGCTCAATGACTGTAGAAGCTCGTCAAATCAAGCGTGCCAACGTTCCAGCAAAAACAGTTGTGTCTGGTAAAAAACCAACTGTTGTTAGAAAAGCACAGTCTCAAAAGCAACCAACCGTTGCCAAAAAAAACGATACTCAAAAGAAACCAACTGTTGCCAAAAAAACTGACTCTCAAAAGAAACCAACCGTAACTGAACCAATTCAACCAGAATGGAAGCTGTTTAATGCCCCAGATGGACGCTTTTCTGTTTTGATGCCGGGTTCACCAAAGCAAGAGTTTCAAACCCAAAAGACTTACATGGGGGAAATTAACTTAAATGTATTTTTAGCCCAACCCCCAAAACAGGAAGTAGCCTACTTAGTCGTATACAACGAATTTCCCTACAGTTATGGGAAATTAACAGATCCTCAAGAAATTTTGAATAACGTCCGCGATATGGCGTTAAAAACTACGAAAAGTAATTTATTGAATCAACGTGATATTCGTAGTTCTAACGGTCATCTAGGAAAGGAAATTACATACATAAATTCTGGTGGTAAAATCACTAGAAGTAGAATTTATGTGGCTGATGGACGCTTGTATCAAGTAATGGCTATCACTAGCAAAAAACAGCAAAAGTCATTAGCTAAAACGATTACAGGATATCTTAACTCTTTCCAATTAGTTCTGAAAAGATGAAACTAAGAACTGGAAATTTTCATAAATGAAGGTTTTGATAAAAATCTTGATGTTGCATATTTGCAGGATGATTTTACTATTTTCGTGGGATGGGCATCTTCCCCGTCCCTTGTATTTAAGGGCAGGCATCCTGCCTACCCTACAAGAATTATCCCTTGATTTAGCAACACCAAAATCTTCATGTAAATTTTGGTAGAGAGGCTTAACAACTCTAATTAACAATTGAAATTGAATCAAATTCTTGTGGGGTGGGCATCTTGCCCGCCCTATTTATACAAGTAAAATCTGTATCAACTTTGTGGCATGATCAGCATAAAATTAACCATCATTTACTTTTCCATGAAAATATACATCTCTAATAGGAAATGGAATAGAAATCCCTGCTTTTTGATAGCGTTTATGAAGCTTTTTAATAAATAGATGTTTACCGATACGCTGATCAAAATATTCGCTAACACGCATATATAAAGTAAAATCGATACTAAAATCGTTAAAAGTATGAAATCTAATATACGGTTCATTTTCTATTAATTTCGGAGCAATTTCCCTCATAACTTCTTTAGCTACTTCTACAGTTACTTTTTCTACCTCTTCTAAATCACTATCATAACTAACACCTACATTCATGGTTAAAGTAATTTCCTTTGCAGGTAAATGATAGTTAGTAAAAATTGCCGATGACAATTTAGAGTTAGGTACGATAATTACATTATTAGATAATTCCCTGATAGTAGTATTACGCCAAGAAATATCTGTGACGTATCCTTCTTGACCTGCATCTAGCTTGACATAATCACCAGTTCTAACTTGTTTAGAAATAATTAAATAGAAACCTGAAAATAAATTAGCAAGCGTATCTTGTAGTGCTAAACCTACTGCTAAACCACCAACTCCTAAAGTGGTAACAATTGGCGTAATTTCAATACCTAGCGTTTGTAATAAAAGTAATACACCTAAAAGCAAAACACAAGCTTTAGCAAGGTTAGCAATCAGTGATGCTGTAGCTCTTTCTGTCTTATGTGTATATAGTTTGACGAATCCTGAAACTAAATTAGCTAAAACTAATGTGACTGATACGAGAAAAGCAATTTTAGTAATCTTTTGCAGTAAAATAACCACATCTGGCTTTAAAGGCGCACTAACAATTGCTGCTGAAATTCCTGCAAGAGTAAACCAAATAAATGGCATACGCTTCAAAGATTTAAAAATAATGTGGCTTCCAGGGATTTCCTTTTTGAATGCGAATTTTTCTAATCTCTTAAATATAAATTTTTCGCCAATTACTCCGGTAATTAAACCAAACAAGAGAAATCCCAGAGGTAAAATCCAGTCCATCATAATTAGATTGAGGTTGTAATTCATTAGCATATTTCCTATTGCCAGATTTTACCGCGTTCGCAAAAAAAGCATTTTGATACTAGTGCTTACATTCAGGATAAACTATGATATTTATTTGGATTTAGCATCAGCCTTTGGGTGAAAATATACAATATGGAATTGCCAATTATTTATCACCCGGATTACGTTGCACCATTACCTGAAGGACATCGCTTCCCGATGTCAAAATTTAAGAAACTCTATGAATTGCTATTAACCGATGGCGTAGCACAACCAGAACAATTTCATACGCCAAAACTTCCACCTCAAGAGTTAATCGAGTTGGTTCATACCCCAGACTATGTACAAGCGTACTGTGAAGGTACATTAGATCCCAAAGCACAGCGTCGTATTGGTTTACCTTGGAGTCCAGCATTAGCAAATCGTACCTGTGTGGCGGTGGGCGGGACAATTCTGACAGCGCAGTTAGCACTTACTCACGGTTTAGCTTGTAACACGGCTGGTGGTACTCATCACGCTTTTCCCAGTTATGGTTCTGGTTTTTGTATTTTCAACGATTTAGCGATCGCATCTCGCGTTTTACAAAAAATGGGACTCGTCCAAAAAATCCTCATTGTTGACTTGGATGTGCATCAAGGCGACGGTACAGCTTTTATTTTTCAAGATGACGACAGTGTATTTACCTTCTCCATGCACTGCGAAGTCAACTTCCCAGGAACTAAGCAAAATAGTGATTTAGATGTTTCCCTACCTGTAGGAATGGAAGATGACGCTTACTTGCAAACCTTAGCCAGTTACCTACCAGATTTGCTAATAGATATCAAGCCGGATTTGGTATTTTTCGATGCTGGCGTTGATCCACATATAGGCGATCGCTTAGGTAAACTAGCATTAAGTGATACTGGACTTTTTCGTCGGGAAATGCAGGTTTTAACTACCTGTGTTAGTTCTGGTTATCCTGTCGCCTGCGTCATTGGTGGCGGTTACGCTGATGATATGGAAGCTTTGGTTTGGCGACATTCCTTAGTACATCGTGCTGCTAGTCAAATCTACCGCCAATACAAGCTTTAATCCACTATTAAACAATTGGACATTTTATGAGACTATAGATCACATCAAAATAACTTGTATAAAACGTTAAATTGAGACATACAGTAAGTAATAGTAAAAAAATTCCGTTTTGATAGACATTGGTGTTTTTCTATGTATCTGCCAGAGGAAACCACCGTTACATAGGTTGCGTATTTTGGCTGGTGCAGTTACCTGTAGTTAGGTTCACTGGTAGATTATTAGTTTAAAAAATCACTAGTGATACTTATGACTTTTCTAGTTCTTCGCTGATTAGAAAATTAGGCAGAATTATGTGTTGTGAGTTAAAGGTTGCGAATTAGGTAATTATCCACCCTGAAAATTCACAACCAGCCTTGAGTGGGGTCACAAATTCACAGACCTCAGTCTACAGTTTCATAATTCTCAAGAAAAAATTCGGCCGTATGTCGATGTAAAGGATTGTCTTAGTCGATACAATTTAATGGCTGGGAGAGCCGAGGAGAAGCAAGTGGTTTTATTAAAGGGCTTTGAGATTGAGATGTACACCGGAACGCCTCAAGGTGACATTGTAGGTCTCTCGGATAAAATTGTCGCCGATTTGGATGGATTTGTTCGAGAACCAGATAGCCGTAACGTAGAATATACAACCGACCCATTAGATAGTTACGAAAGTTTATTGTGCGCCTTGCTACGTCCTCGGCGTGAACTAAGAAATTACCTGCAACAATTGGGTGACTATACCCTGATTCCAGGGAGTACCTTATCTTTAGGTGGAAGCGATCGCTTTTTCCGTTCCGACCCAGCCAACCCATATCATGACTATATTGAGCAAAGCTACGGCACAAAAGTAGTCACCGCTAGCGTACATATAAATGTAGGTATTGCTGATCCTGAAGTGTTAATGCGTGCTTGTCGGTTAATTCGTGTAGAAGCACCTTTATTTTTAGCTCTCAGCGCCTCGTCTCCTTTCATTGATGGTAAAGCAACCGGATATCATTCCACCCGTTGGGGATTATTCCCCCAAACACCAAGCCATGTCCCTTTATTTAAAAGCCACACCCATCATATCGAATGGGTAGAACAACAATTGAGTCTAGGGACAATGCAAAATGTCCGCCACTTGTGGGTGTCAGTTAGACCAAATGGCGATCGCCGTCCTTTTGATTTGAATCGCTTAGAATTAAGAATCTGTGATTTAGTTACAGATCCTATTTCTTTATTAGCGATTTGTGCCTTATTAGAAGCACGCTTATTACAATTAATAGACAACCCTGATTTAGATCCTTTAACTCAAAGTCAGTTTTCTGGTGAAGAACTCATTACCCTGACGGCTAAAAACGAAGCCGCAGCCGCAACTTCTAGCCTTGATGCTCAACTCACACACTGGCAAGATGGTAGAAGCATCATAGCTAGGGATTGGATTGACGAAATATATCACGAAGTTTGGGCGATCGCTAAACAACATGGTTTTAGCTGTTTCCTTTCTCCTTTACAAAAAATCTTAAGAGAAGGAAATGAAGCGCAACACTGGCTACAACTGCATAAAGTCGGCTTCGATACACAATGTGTTATTACTCAAGCCATAGCAACCACTCAAGAACGGGAAATTGAACTGCAAGATAAACTGTGTACGCCTATAAAAGCGTAAAGTAATAGTCAATAGTCCATAGTTAAAAACGTTAATGGTTAACCATTGACTTTTAACTATGGAATAATGACAAATGACCAATTTTATTATTTTGAAATTCTAATCAATATAACTTAATAGACACATATTAAAAAAACCTATAACTTACCTCTCTCCTTTGATAGATTTTAAATAAAAATATATAATTTTATACAACAAAAGATTATCCGTACAATGCCCCAGGTCGTTTTAGTTCATCCGCAAATACCCCCCAATACTGGCAATATCGCGCGTACTTGTGCCGCTACAGGTACAGAGTTACATCTAGTAGGGCCATTAGGATTTGAAATTAGCGATCGCTACCTTAAAAGGGCAGGTTTAGACTACTGGCCATACGTCAAGCTGCACTACCACAAAACTATAGAAACCTTTAAGAATCTACATCAGGAGCGTAGCGGTAGATTGTTAGGTTTTTCGGTTAAGGGCAGTTCTAGTTATATTCAATTTCAATTTCAACCGGATGATTGGTTGTTATTCGGTAGTGAAACCACAGGTTTACCTACTAATGTTCTGTCTGCTTGCGATGCTACTCTGCATATTCCTATGGCTGAACCTGGTGTTCGTAGCTTAAATCTTTCAGTAAGTGTGGCAATTGGCTTGTTTGAGGCACGTCGTCAGCTAGGTTATCTCCTGTAAATGAATACATGATTTTATTTCGGTAACAATACTTATATACGGCTTCTTGAAAAAGGTAATGTAGAGTTTTGAAAGCTGTATTACTTGAGTAGGTCTTTAGCTTAAAAGTATTTATTGATACTGCAATTAATGGAGAAAACAGTAAATATATAGAAAATATTGTCAGGTTATAGGTGAGTAATTATAAGAAATTTGTATAGGAAAATCCATTGCCTCGACGACGGAAATGATAGATTTTGATGAATCAAAATATCTCATTTTTCGGAAACAAAAAGGGTGAAAACTATTCATATAAGGCATTTGTACCTTTATAGCTGATTATTGGTTCCCTTACAGCTAAAAAAACCGTTGAAAGTGTATACGGTTGTGTTTTAGGGAATAATCAACGTAAAGTCTCATGTTGGGATAGACGGATCAGGTAAAAAACCCTTGAAGATATCAACAACAGGGGCATCGCTTTTCCAGAAGTCTTAGCCGAGAAATTGCTGATGGCAACTATAGACTGGGTAAGTATATAATTTCCGGTCACAGGCATCTGAAGCAAAATCAGCAAAAGCAACTGTGAAAAGCAAACTGTGTGAGGGTGTGTGGAGTGGCAAAGACAAGTAAACGCAGCAACTTTAAAATTTTGCTAGCAGGTGCGAACTTGTCTAAATCGGAGAAGCAGGTTAATCTTGCCTAAGTATCTCTGATGAATGTGATCATGATCCATCTTGTGATGTGATCTAAATCATTGACTAGTATCCAACTGGAAAATCTAGGTCAGTTAAGCGCTAGTGATCATAGGAGGTCGTCTTTGAAACGAGCATTGAAAAAAAGAGTGAAAGCTGTGTTGAACAATACCCCTAGCAGCGATGATGCCCCGGTAGAGCAGTTAACCGTAGTAAACAATCAAGCTAATTGCCGGGCGCGGAGACAAGCAGCAATGATTGGCCTTGCAATTTCTATGGGAGCAACCAGCCTTTTGGTGCCTCGACAAAGCGATCAAGCCCAAGCTGCTGCGCCTGTAGGGAGCCAAAAGGCAACCTCAAGTGTTCCGACAACTTCTGATACTGAAGCAAAAGCTGCTACAAAATTAGGAACTCCCATAGCTCTATCCGCCAGCAGCCCAGAGAATACTGTAATACTGGAACCGACAGCCGTGTCACAGTTGCCTGGACTTGAAGCTAAATTGCAAGTTTTGGCAAGTGGAAGGTCTGTCCAACTTCCTGCTTCAGAGAATAATACTAAAAACGTTGCCGCACCCAATACTGCCATCAACCAGCAATCTCAACTGGCACAAGGGGGGCAAATAAATAATGCAGAACAGCCAACATCGACACAAACTAACAGTGTCAACAGTGCGGCGGCTGAAGAAAACACATTATTAACAATACAAGCAGCAAACAATACAGCTGCTAATGATGAAATTAATGCCCAACTCAAAGCGCAGCAAGAATTTGCGCTGAATCGTTTACAAGAAAAATCGAACCGTTTAAGAAAAAGTCTGGCGGAGTTGCGGTCTGAGGGGTCAAAAGATTTATCAAAAACTACTATTGGATTAACACAGCCAACAGTTTTAGCGAATCAACTGCCAGCGTTGACTGTCAGTGGTACAGTCATTGAACAGCAGTTTACAGTTGCTAATGGCGCTCAAGATAATCTGGCAACCACAATCAAACAGCCACAGCCGATTAACATCCCAGTACAACCATTAACAGGAACTGCACCATCCGCTCCGAACACTTATGAAGTGAAGCCCGGAGATACTTTAGCGGCGATCGCTAACAGATTTAATACCACAGTTGCAGAACTGGTAAAAGCCAATAATATTAGCAATCCCAATCAACTAAAAATTAGTCAAAAACTAATTATTCCTGGAGCGAGAGCCAACACTAACACCATCGCTCAAGCACCAGTAATCATTAGCTCTAATCGTGTGCAGTACGCTAGTACTCCCATAGAGGCTAACATTCCTCCTGTCAACAATATTAGAGTTAACCCTAATTTACCAGTTGCCCAGCCT
Above is a genomic segment from Nostoc sp. MS1 containing:
- a CDS encoding peptidoglycan DD-metalloendopeptidase family protein; this encodes MLNNTPSSDDAPVEQLTVVNNQANCRARRQAAMIGLAISMGATSLLVPRQSDQAQAAAPVGSQKATSSVPTTSDTEAKAATKLGTPIALSASSPENTVILEPTAVSQLPGLEAKLQVLASGRSVQLPASENNTKNVAAPNTAINQQSQLAQGGQINNAEQPTSTQTNSVNSAAAEENTLLTIQAANNTAANDEINAQLKAQQEFALNRLQEKSNRLRKSLAELRSEGSKDLSKTTIGLTQPTVLANQLPALTVSGTVIEQQFTVANGAQDNLATTIKQPQPINIPVQPLTGTAPSAPNTYEVKPGDTLAAIANRFNTTVAELVKANNISNPNQLKISQKLIIPGARANTNTIAQAPVIISSNRVQYASTPIEANIPPVNNIRVNPNLPVAQPPVIADNTSIPIAVPTPATVESQPTQVDTIVPQAETNPVTAETQGVGGNTPIPKAFIEIQQPQQQTNKVARARGDRLRSLQAEIQRLQAKYRDQQSGNPSVTVAENNEATVPIPVTSPRNVTVTKPLSIRQQSAVQIPVPTPLTPSYSNEPVKPQFRATLPINEPLNPEFVTNQGVGNVTPTRSSSPRRVATPPTRINASDSLGKMRGTTVSPALPPLAAVDQHLPQVIDDNVPPPSNSSVSYIWPAKGVLTSGYGWRWGRMHRGIDIAAPVGTPVYASAPGVVEKAGWNKGGYGNLVDIRHPDGSLTRYGHNSRILVQVGQQVAQGQQIADMGSTGFSTGPHSHFEIHPSGKGAVNPIAMLPSNRI